From a single Lentisphaera profundi genomic region:
- a CDS encoding nucleotidyl transferase AbiEii/AbiGii toxin family protein — protein sequence MKKFIELLKVEQVALIRKASATFNLSALTIEKDFWVTYLLDVVFNRLDLNHDYTFKGGTSLSKCFNLIERFSEDIDLSLNMGDLGFGEGEKNPMADPKPSRAKLDKIRKDLEKAGTDFVRDKLLPGIDSKLKEDDVRAYSLYIGDNGADIYFEYPRVLRDIEYPVNNYVTPRVLIETGTKAMHNPYTITEIDAMCVKGLLDAVKVKVLSPQRTFWEKITILHAENNINDPGRVKDRFSRHIYDIHQIYRSEIGVKAIKNTDLLADVAKHKGRMFIKAAAKYDEACKPTLKVALTDEIRDAMAKDYEKMTDMFYRGEKPSFEELLDTLQQIDDNFNNH from the coding sequence ATGAAAAAATTCATTGAATTATTAAAGGTTGAACAAGTTGCCCTTATTAGGAAAGCATCAGCGACCTTCAATTTAAGTGCATTGACAATTGAAAAAGACTTTTGGGTTACTTATTTATTAGATGTGGTTTTTAATCGTCTAGACCTCAATCATGATTATACCTTTAAAGGTGGGACTTCATTATCTAAATGTTTTAATCTAATTGAGCGTTTTTCAGAAGATATTGATCTTTCCTTAAATATGGGAGATTTAGGTTTTGGAGAAGGTGAGAAGAATCCAATGGCTGACCCTAAACCGAGTAGGGCTAAACTTGATAAAATTAGAAAAGATCTGGAGAAAGCAGGAACTGATTTTGTACGTGATAAATTGCTTCCAGGAATAGATTCTAAATTGAAAGAGGATGATGTAAGGGCTTACAGTCTTTATATAGGTGATAATGGTGCAGATATATACTTTGAGTACCCTAGAGTATTACGGGATATAGAATATCCAGTCAATAATTATGTGACGCCACGAGTGCTCATAGAAACTGGCACGAAAGCAATGCATAACCCTTATACTATCACGGAAATAGATGCGATGTGCGTTAAGGGGTTGCTTGATGCTGTGAAGGTAAAAGTCTTAAGTCCCCAAAGAACATTCTGGGAGAAAATTACGATCCTCCATGCAGAAAACAATATCAATGATCCAGGACGAGTTAAAGATAGGTTTAGCCGTCACATATATGATATTCATCAAATATACAGAAGTGAAATTGGAGTAAAGGCTATAAAAAATACTGATTTATTAGCAGACGTGGCAAAACATAAAGGCAGGATGTTTATAAAAGCAGCGGCAAAATATGATGAAGCATGTAAGCCTACATTAAAAGTGGCTCTAACTGATGAGATTCGTGACGCAATGGCAAAGGACTATGAAAAAATGACCGACATGTTTTACCGAGGTGAGAAACCTAGTTTTGAAGAACTTTTGGATACCTTACAACAGATAGACGATAACTTTAATAATCACTGA
- a CDS encoding DUF6088 family protein: MVKWKNRLNSWLSKRKGHVFILEDLVQEHSESEAIRKHLSRMTKEGRLNRLRKGMYHIPEQREIFNKLIDVPPSHSEIVNAISRTWKTKFVPSGPFAAHALGLTTQVPQHKVYLSKKNSYKEEIANQLIEIKKVSHSKMEGAGTVTATIFSALEYLQNELNQEQLSLIAKKLKKVDMIRLEKCAKNRSQKLQNFVVLIKEQYEKIH; the protein is encoded by the coding sequence ATGGTGAAATGGAAAAATAGATTAAATAGCTGGTTATCAAAGCGTAAAGGGCATGTGTTTATACTTGAAGATCTTGTTCAGGAGCACTCTGAATCGGAAGCAATACGAAAACATCTTTCGAGAATGACTAAGGAAGGAAGATTAAATAGATTGCGTAAAGGTATGTACCATATACCTGAACAGCGTGAGATATTTAATAAATTGATTGATGTACCACCGTCTCATTCAGAAATCGTAAATGCAATCAGTAGGACTTGGAAGACAAAATTTGTGCCAAGTGGCCCTTTCGCAGCACATGCTCTAGGCCTAACAACACAAGTGCCACAGCACAAGGTTTATCTATCTAAAAAAAATAGTTACAAAGAAGAGATTGCTAATCAACTTATTGAGATCAAAAAGGTGTCTCATAGTAAAATGGAAGGTGCCGGAACAGTAACGGCAACGATTTTTTCGGCACTTGAGTATTTACAAAATGAATTGAATCAAGAGCAACTTTCCTTAATTGCCAAAAAATTGAAGAAAGTTGATATGATAAGGTTAGAGAAATGTGCAAAAAATAGAAGTCAAAAGCTACAAAATTTTGTAGTACTAATAAAGGAACAATATGAAAAAATTCATTGA
- a CDS encoding DUF1592 domain-containing protein: MNCVFCSNELQWENGHPKCDCGGNYFIAPQGSSEVKIACPCCSRNILLDNSTYGHKIACSCDTYLAVIEAPASSLSSSEPPLHLDLVNDTENQSEAIVENPVFTKKTPSKTKPNFGQKKRKLRQTTETKRKLRQTTAIKRDRNKTSSKQDRPSNKKKKSIVFISAIVTISLIAGYFLYSPLLGEKGVFANFANTDAEDNHHPLEDSNGVHLNPDILNRFLSSHCTECHGTDKQKGDTRLDTLTLAISNSDTAQHWQEVLDALNLGEMPPEDEPQPSKEELESIIEHLTIALQTSKKRLSEDGGNIALRRINRREYRYSIEHLLGMNVPEKILPPDAITEGYDTVGQDQHFSSHHFDDYFETAKSVATVALKWVDKEKSAPTSRTYPAEGQHKHMYKKFKSLSAYVTMAKARGGYIDRRKKNMHTALENYIKVPYNDKGVFVLEGSHYGSHPGDNFLVDPRASYKLTVKAGLVAESPAIRHFLKVTVGPRILGYLKASGSLESPQETQTLEYQAQFFESPYARFGLSENKAGAPIKKYLEQIGDKTGKAAIWLDEMTIKGPFYKQASAIETIYKQTIATVDASKGDPELDLQAKQFLKGFMNKAFRGRDPAPEYEQLVLKIYSLDRKQGKELKESLITPLAMILSSPSFLYLMEDAPATKEGVVNEVEFANRISHFLWSHSASEELLADAKAGKLKDKAVLKKHINWMLKQKNSFALSEGFFDQWVDMERFESIGIDENSHVKFNNGVQHSAKLEVQHFFHTLLKENLSLTQLIDSDFVVINDLLALHYGLNAPNKGNEFHKVKLPADSPRGGLLGTVAFLSMGSNGERASPIIRGALIQEKFFNRKPPQPPPNVPELEDVSDKVLSVRESIALHRQQAQCASCHRSFDPLGYGLENFDLIGLWRDQEIIENMSEENKKITSVPIKAEGVFPNKKPFHNLDEFRTGLMAHKHLLTRSITEGLLSYGLGRHIEFADQQALDEICQKASQNNEQIGDIIYSIISHPLFRRADQASATASSKMRTSKL, translated from the coding sequence GTGAATTGTGTTTTTTGTTCAAATGAGCTTCAATGGGAGAATGGTCATCCAAAGTGTGACTGTGGCGGAAATTATTTCATCGCGCCTCAAGGAAGTTCTGAAGTTAAAATTGCCTGCCCCTGCTGTAGCCGCAATATTTTGTTAGATAATTCGACATACGGTCATAAAATTGCCTGTTCCTGCGACACCTACCTTGCTGTCATAGAAGCTCCTGCCTCAAGTCTATCATCGTCAGAACCACCACTCCACCTAGATTTAGTCAATGATACAGAGAATCAAAGTGAAGCCATTGTAGAAAACCCCGTATTCACAAAAAAGACCCCAAGCAAGACTAAGCCTAATTTTGGACAAAAGAAGCGTAAACTAAGGCAGACGACTGAGACCAAGCGTAAGCTAAGGCAGACGACTGCGATCAAGCGTGATCGAAACAAAACTTCAAGTAAACAAGACCGTCCGAGCAATAAAAAGAAAAAATCTATAGTATTCATTTCCGCAATAGTCACTATCTCACTGATTGCTGGATATTTTTTATATAGCCCCTTGCTAGGAGAAAAGGGTGTTTTTGCTAATTTCGCAAATACTGATGCTGAGGACAATCATCATCCTCTAGAGGACTCAAATGGGGTTCACCTTAATCCTGACATACTCAATCGCTTTCTCTCCAGTCATTGCACTGAATGCCATGGCACTGATAAACAAAAAGGAGACACTAGGCTAGACACCCTAACACTAGCGATCTCCAATAGCGACACCGCTCAACATTGGCAAGAAGTACTCGATGCTCTTAACCTCGGTGAAATGCCTCCGGAAGACGAGCCGCAACCAAGCAAGGAAGAACTTGAAAGCATCATCGAGCACCTCACCATTGCACTGCAGACCTCAAAAAAACGCCTCTCTGAAGACGGCGGAAATATCGCACTGCGCAGAATTAATCGACGTGAATATAGATACAGCATTGAACACTTACTCGGAATGAATGTCCCCGAAAAGATCCTACCACCAGACGCCATCACAGAAGGGTATGATACCGTAGGACAAGACCAACATTTTTCCAGCCATCACTTTGACGACTATTTTGAAACGGCTAAGTCCGTCGCCACCGTCGCCCTTAAATGGGTAGACAAAGAGAAATCGGCTCCAACATCGCGTACATACCCAGCGGAAGGCCAACATAAACACATGTATAAAAAGTTCAAAAGTTTGAGCGCATATGTCACTATGGCAAAAGCTAGAGGCGGGTACATAGACAGACGCAAAAAAAATATGCATACCGCACTAGAGAATTACATCAAGGTGCCCTATAATGATAAGGGCGTTTTTGTACTTGAAGGCTCTCATTATGGGTCTCATCCTGGTGATAATTTCTTAGTAGATCCGAGAGCGAGCTATAAGTTGACGGTGAAAGCAGGGCTCGTAGCTGAGTCCCCCGCAATTCGCCATTTTTTAAAGGTCACTGTTGGGCCTAGAATCCTCGGGTATCTCAAAGCCTCCGGCTCACTGGAGTCACCACAAGAAACGCAAACTCTGGAATACCAAGCGCAATTTTTTGAATCACCATATGCCAGATTCGGGCTCTCGGAAAACAAAGCAGGCGCTCCGATCAAAAAGTACCTTGAACAGATAGGAGATAAAACAGGTAAAGCGGCTATCTGGCTAGATGAAATGACTATAAAAGGACCATTCTATAAGCAAGCCTCAGCGATCGAAACCATCTACAAGCAAACGATTGCCACCGTAGATGCAAGCAAGGGTGATCCGGAACTAGACCTACAAGCCAAACAGTTTTTGAAAGGATTCATGAACAAGGCCTTTCGAGGTAGAGATCCCGCACCTGAGTATGAGCAGCTCGTCCTTAAAATATACAGTCTCGATCGCAAGCAGGGCAAAGAGCTCAAAGAATCTCTCATCACCCCTCTAGCGATGATCCTCAGCTCTCCCAGCTTTCTCTACCTCATGGAAGACGCCCCCGCCACAAAAGAAGGTGTCGTCAATGAGGTGGAATTCGCCAATCGAATCTCACACTTCCTCTGGAGTCACTCAGCATCAGAGGAGCTTCTCGCAGACGCTAAAGCCGGCAAGCTAAAGGACAAGGCAGTGCTAAAAAAACACATCAACTGGATGCTCAAGCAAAAAAACAGCTTTGCACTCTCGGAAGGTTTTTTCGATCAATGGGTAGATATGGAGCGATTTGAATCCATTGGTATTGATGAAAACTCCCACGTAAAATTCAACAACGGCGTGCAGCATTCTGCTAAACTCGAAGTGCAACATTTCTTTCATACCTTGCTAAAGGAAAACCTCAGCCTTACTCAACTCATAGACTCAGACTTTGTCGTCATCAATGACTTGTTAGCCTTACATTACGGGCTGAACGCGCCCAATAAAGGAAATGAATTCCACAAAGTCAAACTCCCCGCAGACTCACCACGTGGAGGGCTACTCGGAACCGTAGCATTCCTCTCGATGGGCTCAAATGGCGAACGCGCATCACCCATTATCCGTGGTGCATTGATTCAGGAAAAATTCTTTAACAGAAAACCTCCGCAACCGCCTCCTAACGTCCCTGAACTAGAAGATGTCAGTGACAAAGTCTTAAGCGTAAGAGAAAGTATTGCCCTTCACCGTCAGCAGGCTCAATGCGCATCCTGCCATCGTAGTTTCGATCCCTTGGGATACGGCTTAGAAAACTTTGACTTGATAGGACTCTGGCGCGACCAGGAGATAATAGAAAATATGAGTGAGGAAAACAAAAAAATCACCTCTGTTCCGATAAAAGCTGAAGGGGTATTCCCGAACAAAAAACCCTTTCATAATCTGGATGAATTCCGCACGGGGCTCATGGCACACAAGCACCTGCTGACGCGCTCTATCACTGAAGGCCTCTTATCCTACGGACTAGGTAGACACATCGAATTTGCCGACCAGCAAGCACTCGATGAGATCTGCCAGAAAGCCAGCCAAAACAATGAACAAATCGGCGATATTATCTACTCCATTATCAGCCATCCCCTTTTCAGAAGAGCTGATCAAGCTTCCGCCACCGCAAGTTCCAAAATGAGGACAAGTAAATTATGA
- a CDS encoding DUF1552 domain-containing protein, translating to MSLHLYNRRTMLKAGFTALALPFMESLAMGKSANTVAPKRFLFIGCGYGFSKKNFFPTKAGKFSKIGLTPGLKPLERHKDDITMVSNLTNLGARNPHAGSTTYLTGADVGGTRGRKFINGISLDQVIAQKIGQDTRFASLSLSGEGEGNDGHGPGLSLSWSDKGHPIPGIKNPLALYHELFGQSKESNAEREYRLSQKRSILDAVVADLKYSRRKLSKTDQDKLEDYLQSIRQIEQTISREVQWADTAKAKAPLQKPGATMDGLQSLMTLQRLMVAAFQTDSTRVITYKQPVSPLLASWEINVGAHTLSHQNHSHQGASNLKDFKSMELFSGLIDLFKNTQDLNGKSLFDSTLISYGTNIRQTHSLRGCPAIYTGGAASKLKTGEHIILPEEDTPLANYWLTLCQQSGVEMDSFSHSTGTLNKLIRS from the coding sequence ATGAGTCTACACTTATATAATCGACGCACCATGCTCAAAGCAGGATTTACCGCCCTCGCGCTGCCCTTCATGGAGTCGCTCGCTATGGGAAAATCGGCTAACACAGTAGCGCCAAAACGCTTCCTTTTCATCGGCTGTGGCTACGGATTCAGTAAAAAGAATTTCTTCCCTACAAAAGCAGGGAAATTCTCAAAAATAGGACTCACTCCAGGACTCAAGCCGCTAGAACGCCACAAAGATGATATTACCATGGTTTCGAACCTCACCAACCTGGGTGCCAGAAATCCTCACGCTGGTAGTACTACATACCTCACCGGAGCTGACGTTGGAGGTACAAGAGGGCGGAAATTTATTAATGGCATCTCACTCGACCAAGTCATTGCTCAGAAAATCGGTCAAGACACCCGCTTCGCCAGCCTCTCACTCAGTGGTGAAGGAGAAGGAAATGATGGCCATGGACCGGGACTCTCACTCTCCTGGTCGGATAAAGGGCATCCCATTCCAGGCATCAAAAATCCCCTCGCCCTCTATCACGAACTCTTCGGTCAAAGCAAAGAAAGCAATGCCGAACGCGAGTACCGCCTCTCGCAAAAACGTAGCATCCTCGATGCCGTCGTCGCGGACCTGAAATACTCCCGAAGGAAACTCAGTAAGACCGATCAAGATAAATTAGAAGACTACCTGCAATCGATTCGTCAGATAGAGCAAACTATTAGCCGTGAAGTTCAATGGGCAGACACAGCAAAAGCAAAGGCTCCACTGCAAAAACCAGGAGCCACCATGGACGGTCTCCAATCACTCATGACTCTCCAGCGTCTTATGGTAGCCGCCTTTCAAACCGACTCCACTAGGGTAATTACCTACAAACAGCCCGTAAGCCCCTTGCTCGCAAGCTGGGAAATTAATGTCGGCGCACACACACTCTCCCACCAAAATCATTCTCACCAAGGCGCTTCCAATTTAAAAGACTTTAAATCCATGGAACTCTTCTCAGGCCTCATCGACCTATTTAAAAATACCCAGGACCTCAATGGCAAAAGTCTCTTTGACTCCACCCTCATCAGCTATGGCACAAACATCCGCCAAACTCATAGTCTCAGAGGCTGCCCCGCCATCTACACCGGTGGCGCCGCAAGTAAACTCAAAACCGGCGAGCACATCATCCTGCCAGAAGAAGACACGCCACTAGCCAACTATTGGCTCACCCTCTGCCAACAATCAGGCGTAGAGATGGATAGCTTCAGTCACAGCACGGGAACTCTCAATAAACTTATTCGCTCTTAA
- a CDS encoding prepilin-type N-terminal cleavage/methylation domain-containing protein: protein MKTKNFTLIELLVVIAIIGILASLLLPALGKARKTSQAAVCLSNLKQVGISLNMYADDNDFHAPLTSYLAGRYTWDDYLAGYDGRDSLTEGQFNSARFNLSSSYSDSYGAVYRCPTDAVERRYGGPALGRSYTITAMNNGDTNKGFLGMSNHDVTRNFGELSKPSNTITLFENHVARNLLGNGWQDVQPSQVYYNQDQLGATPHGGKANFLMADGHVAKFTLNQTLQRSDGSMASPDDVSTTSWDASN from the coding sequence ATGAAAACAAAGAATTTTACTCTCATCGAATTACTTGTCGTTATTGCCATTATCGGTATTTTGGCATCACTCCTTCTTCCCGCTCTAGGAAAAGCACGTAAGACCAGCCAGGCCGCGGTTTGCCTAAGCAATCTAAAACAAGTCGGCATTTCCTTAAATATGTATGCAGACGATAATGATTTTCACGCACCCTTGACGAGCTATCTTGCTGGGCGATATACTTGGGACGATTATTTAGCTGGTTATGATGGTCGTGACAGTTTAACCGAGGGCCAGTTCAATAGCGCTAGGTTCAACCTTAGTAGTAGTTATAGCGATAGCTACGGTGCTGTTTATCGTTGTCCAACAGATGCTGTAGAAAGACGTTATGGTGGTCCAGCTTTGGGAAGAAGTTATACAATAACTGCAATGAATAATGGTGATACAAATAAAGGATTCTTAGGTATGTCAAACCACGATGTAACAAGAAATTTCGGTGAGCTTTCTAAGCCTTCCAATACCATAACACTCTTTGAAAATCATGTTGCACGAAACCTTTTAGGTAATGGCTGGCAGGATGTCCAACCATCTCAAGTATACTATAATCAAGATCAATTAGGCGCTACACCTCATGGTGGCAAAGCTAATTTCCTTATGGCAGATGGCCATGTAGCAAAATTTACCCTGAATCAAACATTACAAAGATCTGATGGTTCTATGGCTAGCCCTGACGATGTTTCCACCACTTCTTGGGATGCTTCTAATTAA
- a CDS encoding DUF1588 domain-containing protein, with product MNCVFCSNELQWENGHPKCDCGGNYFIAPQGSSEVKIACPCCSRNILLDNSTYGHKIACSCDTYLAVIEAPASILSSSEPPLHLDLLNDTENQSEVIVKNPVPTPKTQSKTKPNFGKKKRKLRQTTETKRKLRQTTAIKRDRNKTSSKQGSPSKKKKKSIVFISAIVTISLIAGYFLYSPLLGEKGVFANFANTDAEDNNHPRQDSNGVHLNPDILNSFLSSHCTECHGTDKQKGDIRLDTLTLAISNSDTAQHWQEVLDALNLGEMPPEDEPQPSKEELETIIEHLTIALQTSKKRLSEDGGNIALRRINRREYRHSIEQLLGMHISESILPADAITEGYDTVGQDQHFSSHHFDDYFETAKSVATVALKWVDKEKPAPKSRTYPAEGQHKHMYKKFKSLSAYVTMAKARGGYIDRRKKNMHTALENYIKVPYNDKGVFVLEGSHYGSHPGDNFLVDPRASYKLTVKAGLVAESPAIRHFLKVTIGPRILGYLNVSGSLESPQETQTLEYQAQFFESPYARFGLSENKAGAPIKKYLEQIGDKTGKAAIWLDEMTIKGPFYKQASAIESIYKQTIATVDANKGDQELDLQAKQFLKEFMNKAFRGRDPAPEYEQLVLKIYSLDRKQGKELKESLITPLAMILSSPSFLYLMEDAPATKEGVVNEVEFANRISHFLWSRSASDELLADAKAGKLKDKAVLKKHINWMLKQKNSFALSEGFFDQWVDMERFESIGIDENSHVKFNKGVQHSAKLEVQHFFHTLLKENLSLTQLIDSDFVVINDLLALHYGLNAPNKGNEFHKVKLPADSPRGGLLGTVAFLSMGSNGERSSPIIRGALIQEKFFNRKPPQPPPNVPELEDVSDKVLSVRESIALHRQQAQCASCHRSFDPLGYGLENFDLIGLWRDQEIIENMSEENKKITSVPIKAEGVFPNKEPFHNLDEFRTGLMAHKHLLTRSITEGLLSYGLGRHIEFADQQALDEICEKASQNNEQIGDIIYSIISHPLFRRADQASATASSKMRISKL from the coding sequence GTGAATTGTGTTTTTTGTTCAAATGAGCTTCAATGGGAGAATGGTCATCCAAAGTGTGACTGTGGCGGAAATTATTTCATCGCGCCTCAAGGAAGTTCTGAAGTTAAAATCGCCTGCCCCTGCTGTAGCCGCAATATTTTGTTAGATAATTCGACATACGGTCATAAAATTGCCTGTTCCTGCGACACCTACCTTGCTGTCATAGAAGCTCCTGCCTCAATTCTATCGTCGTCAGAACCACCACTCCACCTAGATTTACTCAACGATACAGAGAATCAAAGTGAAGTCATTGTAAAAAATCCAGTACCCACTCCAAAGACCCAAAGCAAGACTAAGCCTAATTTCGGAAAAAAGAAGCGTAAACTAAGGCAGACGACTGAGACCAAGCGTAAGCTAAGGCAGACGACTGCGATCAAGCGTGATCGAAACAAAACTTCAAGTAAACAAGGCAGTCCCAGCAAGAAAAAGAAAAAATCTATAGTATTCATTTCCGCAATAGTCACTATCTCACTGATTGCTGGGTATTTTTTATATAGCCCCTTGCTAGGAGAAAAGGGTGTTTTTGCTAATTTCGCAAATACTGATGCTGAGGACAATAATCACCCGCGACAAGACTCAAATGGGGTTCACCTTAATCCTGACATACTCAATAGTTTCCTCTCCAGTCATTGCACAGAGTGCCATGGCACTGACAAACAAAAAGGAGACATCAGGCTAGACACCCTAACACTAGCGATCTCCAATAGCGACACCGCTCAACATTGGCAAGAAGTACTCGATGCACTTAACCTCGGTGAAATGCCTCCGGAAGACGAGCCGCAACCAAGCAAGGAAGAACTCGAAACCATCATCGAGCACCTCACTATTGCACTGCAGACCTCAAAAAAACGCCTCTCTGAAGACGGCGGAAATATAGCACTACGCAGAATCAATCGACGTGAATATAGACACAGCATTGAGCAGTTATTGGGAATGCATATAAGCGAATCTATCCTACCAGCAGATGCCATCACCGAAGGGTACGATACCGTAGGACAAGACCAACACTTTTCTAGCCATCACTTTGACGACTACTTTGAAACGGCTAAGTCCGTCGCCACCGTCGCCCTTAAATGGGTAGACAAAGAGAAACCGGCGCCAAAATCACGTACATACCCAGCGGAAGGCCAACATAAACACATGTATAAAAAGTTCAAAAGTTTGAGCGCATATGTCACTATGGCAAAAGCTAGAGGCGGGTACATAGACAGACGCAAAAAAAATATGCATACCGCACTAGAGAATTACATCAAGGTGCCCTATAATGATAAGGGCGTTTTTGTACTTGAAGGCTCTCATTATGGGTCTCATCCTGGTGATAATTTCTTAGTAGATCCGAGAGCGAGCTATAAGTTGACGGTGAAAGCAGGGCTCGTAGCTGAGTCCCCCGCAATTCGCCATTTTTTAAAGGTCACTATTGGGCCTAGAATTCTCGGCTATCTCAATGTCTCCGGCTCACTGGAGTCACCACAAGAAACGCAAACTCTGGAATACCAAGCGCAATTTTTTGAATCACCATATGCCAGATTCGGGCTCTCGGAAAACAAAGCAGGTGCTCCGATCAAAAAGTACCTAGAACAGATAGGAGATAAAACAGGTAAAGCGGCGATCTGGCTAGATGAAATGACTATAAAAGGACCATTCTATAAGCAAGCCTCAGCGATCGAAAGCATCTATAAACAAACCATTGCGACCGTAGATGCTAATAAGGGCGATCAAGAACTAGACCTACAAGCCAAACAGTTTTTGAAAGAATTCATGAACAAGGCCTTTCGAGGTAGAGATCCCGCACCTGAGTATGAGCAGCTCGTCCTTAAAATATACAGTCTCGATCGCAAGCAGGGCAAAGAGCTCAAAGAATCTCTCATCACCCCTCTAGCGATGATTCTCAGCTCTCCCAGCTTTCTCTACCTCATGGAAGACGCCCCTGCCACAAAAGAAGGTGTCGTTAATGAGGTCGAATTCGCCAATCGAATCTCACATTTCCTCTGGAGTCGCTCAGCATCAGATGAGCTTCTCGCAGATGCTAAAGCCGGCAAGCTAAAGGACAAGGCAGTGCTAAAAAAGCACATCAACTGGATGCTCAAGCAAAAAAATAGTTTTGCACTCTCGGAAGGCTTTTTTGATCAATGGGTAGATATGGAGCGATTTGAATCCATTGGTATTGATGAAAACTCCCACGTAAAATTCAACAAAGGCGTGCAACATTCTGCTAAACTCGAAGTGCAGCACTTCTTTCACACCCTGTTAAAGGAAAACCTCAGCCTCACTCAGCTCATAGACTCAGACTTTGTCGTCATCAATGACTTGTTAGCCTTACATTACGGGCTGAACGCGCCCAATAAAGGAAATGAATTCCACAAAGTCAAACTCCCCGCAGACTCACCACGTGGAGGGCTACTCGGAACCGTAGCATTCCTCTCGATGGGCTCAAATGGCGAGCGCTCATCCCCCATTATTCGTGGCGCGCTCATCCAGGAAAAGTTTTTTAACAGAAAACCTCCGCAACCGCCTCCTAACGTCCCTGAACTAGAAGATGTCAGTGACAAAGTCTTAAGCGTAAGAGAAAGCATTGCCCTTCACCGTCAGCAAGCTCAATGCGCATCCTGCCATCGTAGTTTCGATCCCTTGGGATACGGCTTAGAAAACTTTGACTTGATAGGACTCTGGCGCGACCAGGAGATAATAGAAAATATGAGTGAGGAAAACAAAAAAATCACCTCTGTTCCGATAAAAGCTGAAGGGGTATTCCCGAACAAAGAACCCTTTCATAATCTGGATGAATTCCGAACGGGACTCATGGCACACAAGCACCTGCTGACGCGCTCTATCACTGAAGGCCTCTTATCCTACGGACTAGGTAGACACATCGAATTTGCCGACCAGCAAGCACTTGACGAGATCTGTGAAAAAGCCAGCCAAAACAATGAACAAATCGGCGATATCATCTACTCCATCATCAGCCATCCCCTTTTCAGAAGAGCTGATCAAGCTTCCGCCACCGCAAGTTCCAAAATGAGGATAAGTAAATTATGA